One window of Brassica napus cultivar Da-Ae unplaced genomic scaffold, Da-Ae ScsIHWf_270;HRSCAF=446, whole genome shotgun sequence genomic DNA carries:
- the LOC125601961 gene encoding photosystem I reaction center subunit V, chloroplastic, protein MATSASALLTPTTFSTVISQKNPNSISFHGLRPLRLGGSSSSLPKLSTTAGRRSSSAVVRAELSPSVVISLSTGLSLFLGRFVFFNFQRENVAKQVPEQNGKTHFEAGDDRAKEYVSLLKSNDPVGFNIVDVLAWGSIGHIVAYYVLATSSNGYDPSFFG, encoded by the coding sequence atGGCGACAAGCGCATCTGCTTTGCTCACACCCACAACTTTCTCCACTGTAATCTCCCAGAAAAACCCAAACTCCATCTCATTCCACGGCCTCCGTCCTCTCCGTCTGGgtggctcctcctcctccttacCCAAGCTATCCACCACCGCCGGAAGAAGATCTTCCTCCGCCGTCGTGAGAGCCGAGCTCAGCCCATCCGTCGTTATAAGCCTCAGCACTGGTCTCTCCCTCTTCCTTGGTCGGTTCGTCTTCTTCAACTTCCAGAGAGAGAATGTGGCCAAACAGGTTCCGGAGCAGAACGGCAAAACCCACTTCGAAGCCGGAGATGATCGTGCCAAGGAATACGTTAGCCTCTTGAAATCGAACGACCCTGTTGGATTCAACATCGTCGATGTTCTTGCTTGGGGTTCTATTGGTCACATCGTTGCTTACTATGTCTTGGCTACTTCTAGCAATGGCTACGATCCTAGCTTCTTTGGCTGA
- the LOC125601962 gene encoding probable WRKY transcription factor 10, which produces MNAFDGTYRGVRTCWAAPSSPSPRSLLAMLNQGDNNDVVDQINEIFPQTNHQPEQRSSLRERVAARVEFNLPPLETQNNRPFAAFFRNPSTTVPSPLVLISPGFSPSAMLQFPNTFIDPSHMILPSPVANGGPPEAVESSGADHATMMISNNDPMHVALPPQQVAAFESGPALNETDLINMEIDRKNEDEEEYKEDEDEEHNIVDELDAEPSSPKRRKFGESTMIGATRSCKSQRVILQMETEENNPDDGFRWRKYGQKVVKGNPNPRSYYKCTYTACDVKKHVERGAEDVKFLLVTYDGIHEHDPPAARGSSSSGLKGQYSSSVSQDHNNHRTVPPSSSSASEALRFFPSSLDPPVDMTQFYMTGLAKLPSLPVYQNHGLMNWNNEPEIDRVIPDGTEVFKGIRDRLNLNFGLNL; this is translated from the exons ATGAATGCTTTTGATGGAACCTACAGAGGTGTGAGGACGTGTTGGGCTGCACCGTCTAGTCCTAGCCCTAGATCGCTACTAGCAATGCTGAATCAAGGCGACAACAATGATGTTGTGGATCAGATCAACGAGATCTTCCCTCAAACTAACCATCAGCCTGAACAAAGATCCAGTCTCCGCGAGAGAGTAGCCGCACGAGTTGAATTCAATCTTCCACCGCTCGAGACACAGAACAACCGTCCATTTGCTGCTTTCTTCAGGAACCCGTCGACCACCGTTCCTTCTCCTCTCGTCCTAATCTCTCCAGGATTCAGCCCATCTGCTATGTTGCAATTTCCAAACACGTTCATTGATCCTTCACAC ATGATCCTTCCGTCTCCAGTCGCCAATGGCGGGCCTCCAGAGGCGGTTGAAAGTTCTGGTGCCGACCATGCAACGATGATGATATCCAACAACGATCCGATGCACGTTGCTCTGCCTCCTCAACAAG TCGCTGCTTTTGAATCTGGTCCAGCCCTTAACGAAACCGACCTCATCAACATGGAAATCGATAGGAAGAACGAGGACGAAGAGGAATACAAGGAAGATGAAGACGAAGAACACAACATTGTTGATGAGCTAGATGCTGAGCCTTCATCTCCAAAGAGAAG GAAGTTTGGGGAATCAACCATGATTGGAGCGACAAGATCATGTAAGAGCCAAAGAGTTATCCTTCAAATGGAAACTGAAGAAAACAATCCTGACGATGGTTTTCGCTGGAGGAAATACGGTCAGAAAGTTGTCAAAGGGAACCCAAATCCAAG AAGCTACTACAAATGCACATACACAGCGTGTGATGTGAAGAAGCATGTGGAGAGAGGAGCAGAAGATGTCAAGTTTCTATTGGTTACATACGATGGGATACACGAGCACGATCCACCAGCTGCACGTGGTAGCAGTTCTTCCGGTCTAAAGGGCCAGTACAGTTCATCAGTGTCTCAAGACCATAACAATCACCGAACCGTGCCGCCTTCTTCCTCTTCGGCCTCTGAAGCCCTTAGGTTTTTCCCTTCTTCGTTGGACCCACCAGTGGATATGACACAGTTCTATATGACTGGACTCGCTAAGCTGCCGAGTTTACCGGTTTACCAGAACCATGGTTTGATGAACTGGAATAATGAACCAGAGATTGATCGTGTGATACCGGACGGTACAGAGGTATTCAAAGGGATCAGGGATCGACTTAATCTCAACTTTGGTCTCAACCTTTAG